The Coffea arabica cultivar ET-39 chromosome 8e, Coffea Arabica ET-39 HiFi, whole genome shotgun sequence genome window below encodes:
- the LOC113704039 gene encoding uncharacterized protein isoform X3: MELAAATSLSASCSSSPITGSWRTAFLSLRDETQSLPSLRQSHIQTILQLLNRFIFSQADNLIHVASLLPPDEVGADIMLLMELARNISDDAAADFDDVTQSFIQLSNFIHGTISRVSFKLDAASWVLSLDCFRRVVKAFLGKAKMNAAFIENASVISAIKHCLQSSRLLFGVCQRTNLSSGNKELLEFLHVVIACFQMESLYSSCSSGNRKVSKNQCVWEVQNTAFSIIGEVYLKVGKSLHIDIWESTIKVLRHVMDFLASNGPLAEDSVMATFYNSALHCLHMVLVDSKGSLSAHVAGFVAALRLFLSYGVANRNRFVSPEAGQGKELISSSKNLEMAELSKSGSVPYRPPHLRKRELKNLQRKDEESLSSAGLESSTGYHVSSDSDYSDGDGSARDLSIVRCDKTRLAAIICLQDLCRADPKSFATQWTMLLPQSDVLQPRKHEATLISCLLFDPYIKARLASASTITAMLDGPASVFLQVAEFKDTTKRGSFTALSSSLGQILMQLHSGTLYLVKHEKHGGLLASLFKILTPLISSTPYSRMPPGLLLTVISSVRERIEDGFLVRIDQTSLLAAAFDCLTVALSVSPPSVQVKHMLLEEVGRGFLEVQKKPGLLYALFSYSEPFRSPSISFESLQALRAVAHNYPSAMFSCWKEVSSIVYAFLRYTPDVQARLQKINAGCTGGPSWEKVITAAVKVFDECLRAISGFKGTEDLSDDRLLDDPFTSDYMKIKTISSAPFYGSESPASPTYEVNLFPRGCEQWSEAIAKHMPLILRHSSAVVRAASVTCFAGLTSPVFMSLHQAEQDFILSSSVDAALSDEVPSVRSAACRAIGVIACFPQVIQSEEILDKLVYAVVHNTNDSLVSVRITASWALANICDSLRHCVDLPSFTSGSGDSKGSSELISILINSALHLSKDNDKIKANAVRALGNLAGFVPFSGDLVNCNEGLGPKSKPLINSSVKHLSKRENLYQNSKSFQPGTSTSSDWLEKMVQAFVSCVTTGNVKVQWNVCHALSNLFVNKTLELHDKDWAPAVFSILLLLVRDSANFKIRIQAVTALAVPSTVDDYGRSFYDVLQGVVNVSENLNSDKISSPSNFKYKVALENQLTSTMLHVIGLASGTDCGPIEEFLVKFSFLLGTMHSFRHLTWMSFI; encoded by the exons ATGGAATTGGCAGCAGCAACTTCTCTATCTGCTTCTTGTTCTTCTTCACCAATTACTGGGTCATGGAGAACGGCATTTCTATCCCTGAGGGACGAAACCCAGTCCCTACCTTCCCTCCGACAATCTCATATCCAAACCATCCTTCAACTCCTCAACCGTTTCATTTTCTCCCAAGCCGATAATTTAATTCATGTTGCTTCCCTCCTGCCCCCTGACGAG GTTGGAGCGGATATTATGCTTTTGATGGAATTGGCTCGGAATATTTCTGATGATGCTGCTGCAGATTTTGACGATGTCACTCAATCCTTCATTCAATTATCCAATttt ATACATGGCACCATCTCTcgtgtttctttcaaattggatgCAGCATCTTGGGTTTTATCACTTGACTGCTTCAGGAGAGTAGTGAAGGCTTTTCTTGGAAAAGCTAAAATGAATGCTGCTTTTATAGAAAATGCTTCTGTCATCAGCGCAATAAAACACTGTCTACAGTCTTCTAG GTTACTTTTTGGTGTTTGTCAGAGAACAAACTTGTCATCAGGAAATAAAGAACTGCTAGAGTTCCTTCACGTTGTTATTGCTTGCTTTCAAATGGAGTCACTTTACTCATCTTGCTCAAGTGGCAACAGGAAAGTATCTAAAAATCAATGTGTTTGGGAAGTCCAGAATACTGCTTTCTCCATAATTGGTGAAGTATACTTGAAGGTTGGCAAGTCATTACATATTGACATTTGGGAATCAACAATTAAG GTTCTTAGACACGTGATGGATTTCTTAGCTTCTAATGGCCCTCTTGCAGAAGACAGTGTGATGGCCAC GTTTTACAACTCAGCTCTGCATTGCTTACACATGGTTCTTGTAGATTCTAAAGGATCTCTGTCAGCCCAT GTGGCTGGTTTTGTAGCAGCATTGAGGTTGTTTTTAAGCTATGGTGTTGCCAATAGAAACCGTTTTGTATCACCAGAGGCTGGTCAAGGGAAGGAACTTATTTCTTCCTCAAAAAACCTAGAAATGGCAGAATTAAGTAAATCAGGCTCTGTCCCTTATAGACCACCACACTTGAGGAAGAGGGAATTGAAGAATTTGCAGCGGAAAGATGAGGAATCTCTTTCTTCTGCAGGACTTGAATCTTCAACAGGATATCATGTATCCTCTGATTCAGATTACAGTGATGGTGATGGATCAGCACGGGATCTTAGCATTGTTCGTTGTGACAAGACAAGACTAGCTGCCATTATTTGCTTACAG GATCTTTGTAGAGCTGATCCTAAATCATTTGCTACCCAATGGACAATGCTTTTGCCCCAAAGTGATGTTCTACAGCCAAG GAAGCATGAAGCAACTTTGATCAGTTGCCTGCTGTTTGATCCTTACATAAAG GCACGGCTTGCGTCTGCCTCTACTATTACTGCGATGCTTGATGGACCTGCATCGGTTTTCCTACAGGTTGCAGAATTTAAAGATACCACAAAGCGTGGATCATTTACAGCGCTTTCCAGCTCCCTTGGTCAGATCTTAATGCAGCTTCATTCAG GCACTCTGTACTTAGTGAAACATGAAAAGCATGGGGGATTACTGGCGTCCCTGTTCAAAATTCTGACACCTTTGATATCATCTACTCC ATATTCAAGAATGCCCCCAGGGTTGCTGCTGACAGTTATCTCTTCGGTTCGAGAAAGGATCGAAGATGGCTTCTTAGTTCGAATTGACCAGACAAGCCTACTG GCTGCAGCTTTTGATTGCTTAACGGTAGCTTTGTCTGTCTCACCCCCCTCAGTTCAAGTCAAACATATGCTTTTAgaggaagttggaagag GTTTTCTTGAGGTGCAAAAGAAGCCTGGACTGTTATATGCATTATTTTCGTATTCTGAACCATTCAGGAGCCCATCTATAAGCTTTGAATCACTACAG GCCCTTAGAGCTGTGGCACATAATTATCCGAGTGCAATGTTTTCATGTTGGAAAGAGGTGTCCTCTATTGTGTATGCATTTTTGAGATATACCCCCGATGTACAAGCAAGATTGCAGAAGATTAATGCTGGATGCACTGGTGGGCCTAGCTGGGAGAAAGTAATTACAGCTGCAGTCAAG GTTTTTGATGAATGCCTTCGTGCAATTTCTGGATTTAAAGGCACTGAGGATCTTTCAGATGATAGACTTCTTGATGACCCATTTACATCTGATTATATGAAAATAAAGACAATTTCATCTGCTCCATTTTATGGATCTGAGAGCCCGGCTTCCCCTACTTATGAAGTTAATTTATTCCCTCGGGGGTGTGAGCAGTGGTCTGAAGCAATAGCCAAGCATATGCCTCTTATTCTTAGACATTCTTCTGCTGTG GTAAGGGCTGCATCAGTAACTTGTTTTGCTGGATTGACTTCACCTGTTTTCATGTCACTTCACCAAGCTGAACAGGACTTTATTCTTAGTTCTTCT GTAGATGCTGCCCTGAGTGATGAGGTTCCTTCAGTAAGGTCGGCTGCTTGTCGTGCTATTGGTGTTATTGCTTGTTTTCCGCAAGTAATCCAGAG TGAAGAGATCCTTGACAAGCTTGTCTATGCTGTGGTGCATAACACGAATGATTCGCTTGTCTCA GTGCGCATTACAGCCTCATGGGCTTTAGCAAACATATGTGATTCTCTCCGCCACTGTGTTGATTTGCCTAGTTTTACAAGTGGTTCAGGAG ATTCAAAGGGGAGCTCTGAATTGATTTCTATCCTTATTAATAGTGCTTTGCATCTATCGAAAGACAATGACAAG ATTAAAGCAAATGCTGTCAGAGCTTTGGGGAACCTTGCAGGATTTGTCCCATTTTCTGGTGATTTAGTTAATTGTAATGAGGGATTGGGTCCTAAATCCAAACCTCTAATCAATTCAAGTGTCAAGCATTTATCCAAGCGAGAGAATCTTTATCAGAATTCAAAGTCATTCCAACCAGGCACTTCTACATCTTCAGATTGGCTAGAAAAAATGGTGCAAGCATTTGTTTCTTGTGTTACAACTGGAAATGTAAAG GTTCAGTGGAACGTTTGCCATGCATTGAGCAATTTGTTTGTCAATAAAACATTGGAATTGCATGACAAGGATTG GGCTCCAGCTGTTTTTAGTATTCTTTTACTGCTTGTGCGTGATTCTGCGAATTTTAAGATCAGGATACAAGCTGTCACTGCTTTGGCTGTTCCAAGTACAGTAGATG ATTATGGCAGATCCTTCTATGATGTCCTTCAAGGTGTGGTGAATGTATCAGAGAATCTAAATTCCgacaaaatatcatcaccatCTAATTTTAAGTATAAAGTTGCACTGGAAAATCAG CTTACTTCAACTATGTTGCATGTGATTGGTCTTGCTTCAGGAACTGACTGCGGGCCTATTGAAGAGTTCCTTGTCAAA TTTTCATTCTTATTGGGTACCATGCACTCATTCCGTCATCTCACTTGGATGTCTTTCATTTGA
- the LOC113704039 gene encoding uncharacterized protein isoform X7 — translation MELAAATSLSASCSSSPITGSWRTAFLSLRDETQSLPSLRQSHIQTILQLLNRFIFSQADNLIHVASLLPPDEVGADIMLLMELARNISDDAAADFDDVTQSFIQLSNFIHGTISRVSFKLDAASWVLSLDCFRRVVKAFLGKAKMNAAFIENASVISAIKHCLQSSRLLFGVCQRTNLSSGNKELLEFLHVVIACFQMESLYSSCSSGNRKVSKNQCVWEVQNTAFSIIGEVYLKVGKSLHIDIWESTIKVLRHVMDFLASNGPLAEDSVMATFYNSALHCLHMVLVDSKGSLSAHVAGFVAALRLFLSYGVANRNRFVSPEAGQGKELISSSKNLEMAELSKSGSVPYRPPHLRKRELKNLQRKDEESLSSAGLESSTGYHVSSDSDYSDGDGSARDLSIVRCDKTRLAAIICLQDLCRADPKSFATQWTMLLPQSDVLQPRKHEATLISCLLFDPYIKARLASASTITAMLDGPASVFLQVAEFKDTTKRGSFTALSSSLGQILMQLHSGTLYLVKHEKHGGLLASLFKILTPLISSTPYSRMPPGLLLTVISSVRERIEDGFLVRIDQTSLLAAAFDCLTVALSVSPPSVQVKHMLLEEVGRGFLEVQKKPGLLYALFSYSEPFRSPSISFESLQALRAVAHNYPSAMFSCWKEVSSIVYAFLRYTPDVQARLQKINAGCTGGPSWEKVITAAVKVFDECLRAISGFKGTEDLSDDRLLDDPFTSDYMKIKTISSAPFYGSESPASPTYEVNLFPRGCEQWSEAIAKHMPLILRHSSAVVRAASVTCFAGLTSPVFMSLHQAEQDFILSSSVDAALSDEVPSVRSAACRAIGVIACFPQVIQSEEILDKLVYAVVHNTNDSLVSVRITASWALANICDSLRHCVDLPSFTSGSGDSKGSSELISILINSALHLSKDNDKGKVLDYFFLDTID, via the exons ATGGAATTGGCAGCAGCAACTTCTCTATCTGCTTCTTGTTCTTCTTCACCAATTACTGGGTCATGGAGAACGGCATTTCTATCCCTGAGGGACGAAACCCAGTCCCTACCTTCCCTCCGACAATCTCATATCCAAACCATCCTTCAACTCCTCAACCGTTTCATTTTCTCCCAAGCCGATAATTTAATTCATGTTGCTTCCCTCCTGCCCCCTGACGAG GTTGGAGCGGATATTATGCTTTTGATGGAATTGGCTCGGAATATTTCTGATGATGCTGCTGCAGATTTTGACGATGTCACTCAATCCTTCATTCAATTATCCAATttt ATACATGGCACCATCTCTcgtgtttctttcaaattggatgCAGCATCTTGGGTTTTATCACTTGACTGCTTCAGGAGAGTAGTGAAGGCTTTTCTTGGAAAAGCTAAAATGAATGCTGCTTTTATAGAAAATGCTTCTGTCATCAGCGCAATAAAACACTGTCTACAGTCTTCTAG GTTACTTTTTGGTGTTTGTCAGAGAACAAACTTGTCATCAGGAAATAAAGAACTGCTAGAGTTCCTTCACGTTGTTATTGCTTGCTTTCAAATGGAGTCACTTTACTCATCTTGCTCAAGTGGCAACAGGAAAGTATCTAAAAATCAATGTGTTTGGGAAGTCCAGAATACTGCTTTCTCCATAATTGGTGAAGTATACTTGAAGGTTGGCAAGTCATTACATATTGACATTTGGGAATCAACAATTAAG GTTCTTAGACACGTGATGGATTTCTTAGCTTCTAATGGCCCTCTTGCAGAAGACAGTGTGATGGCCAC GTTTTACAACTCAGCTCTGCATTGCTTACACATGGTTCTTGTAGATTCTAAAGGATCTCTGTCAGCCCAT GTGGCTGGTTTTGTAGCAGCATTGAGGTTGTTTTTAAGCTATGGTGTTGCCAATAGAAACCGTTTTGTATCACCAGAGGCTGGTCAAGGGAAGGAACTTATTTCTTCCTCAAAAAACCTAGAAATGGCAGAATTAAGTAAATCAGGCTCTGTCCCTTATAGACCACCACACTTGAGGAAGAGGGAATTGAAGAATTTGCAGCGGAAAGATGAGGAATCTCTTTCTTCTGCAGGACTTGAATCTTCAACAGGATATCATGTATCCTCTGATTCAGATTACAGTGATGGTGATGGATCAGCACGGGATCTTAGCATTGTTCGTTGTGACAAGACAAGACTAGCTGCCATTATTTGCTTACAG GATCTTTGTAGAGCTGATCCTAAATCATTTGCTACCCAATGGACAATGCTTTTGCCCCAAAGTGATGTTCTACAGCCAAG GAAGCATGAAGCAACTTTGATCAGTTGCCTGCTGTTTGATCCTTACATAAAG GCACGGCTTGCGTCTGCCTCTACTATTACTGCGATGCTTGATGGACCTGCATCGGTTTTCCTACAGGTTGCAGAATTTAAAGATACCACAAAGCGTGGATCATTTACAGCGCTTTCCAGCTCCCTTGGTCAGATCTTAATGCAGCTTCATTCAG GCACTCTGTACTTAGTGAAACATGAAAAGCATGGGGGATTACTGGCGTCCCTGTTCAAAATTCTGACACCTTTGATATCATCTACTCC ATATTCAAGAATGCCCCCAGGGTTGCTGCTGACAGTTATCTCTTCGGTTCGAGAAAGGATCGAAGATGGCTTCTTAGTTCGAATTGACCAGACAAGCCTACTG GCTGCAGCTTTTGATTGCTTAACGGTAGCTTTGTCTGTCTCACCCCCCTCAGTTCAAGTCAAACATATGCTTTTAgaggaagttggaagag GTTTTCTTGAGGTGCAAAAGAAGCCTGGACTGTTATATGCATTATTTTCGTATTCTGAACCATTCAGGAGCCCATCTATAAGCTTTGAATCACTACAG GCCCTTAGAGCTGTGGCACATAATTATCCGAGTGCAATGTTTTCATGTTGGAAAGAGGTGTCCTCTATTGTGTATGCATTTTTGAGATATACCCCCGATGTACAAGCAAGATTGCAGAAGATTAATGCTGGATGCACTGGTGGGCCTAGCTGGGAGAAAGTAATTACAGCTGCAGTCAAG GTTTTTGATGAATGCCTTCGTGCAATTTCTGGATTTAAAGGCACTGAGGATCTTTCAGATGATAGACTTCTTGATGACCCATTTACATCTGATTATATGAAAATAAAGACAATTTCATCTGCTCCATTTTATGGATCTGAGAGCCCGGCTTCCCCTACTTATGAAGTTAATTTATTCCCTCGGGGGTGTGAGCAGTGGTCTGAAGCAATAGCCAAGCATATGCCTCTTATTCTTAGACATTCTTCTGCTGTG GTAAGGGCTGCATCAGTAACTTGTTTTGCTGGATTGACTTCACCTGTTTTCATGTCACTTCACCAAGCTGAACAGGACTTTATTCTTAGTTCTTCT GTAGATGCTGCCCTGAGTGATGAGGTTCCTTCAGTAAGGTCGGCTGCTTGTCGTGCTATTGGTGTTATTGCTTGTTTTCCGCAAGTAATCCAGAG TGAAGAGATCCTTGACAAGCTTGTCTATGCTGTGGTGCATAACACGAATGATTCGCTTGTCTCA GTGCGCATTACAGCCTCATGGGCTTTAGCAAACATATGTGATTCTCTCCGCCACTGTGTTGATTTGCCTAGTTTTACAAGTGGTTCAGGAG ATTCAAAGGGGAGCTCTGAATTGATTTCTATCCTTATTAATAGTGCTTTGCATCTATCGAAAGACAATGACAAG GGCAAAGTGCTCGACTATTTCTTCCTAGATACAATTG ATTAA
- the LOC113704039 gene encoding uncharacterized protein isoform X5 produces MELAAATSLSASCSSSPITGSWRTAFLSLRDETQSLPSLRQSHIQTILQLLNRFIFSQADNLIHVASLLPPDEVGADIMLLMELARNISDDAAADFDDVTQSFIQLSNFIHGTISRVSFKLDAASWVLSLDCFRRVVKAFLGKAKMNAAFIENASVISAIKHCLQSSRLLFGVCQRTNLSSGNKELLEFLHVVIACFQMESLYSSCSSGNRKVSKNQCVWEVQNTAFSIIGEVYLKVGKSLHIDIWESTIKVLRHVMDFLASNGPLAEDSVMATFYNSALHCLHMVLVDSKGSLSAHVAGFVAALRLFLSYGVANRNRFVSPEAGQGKELISSSKNLEMAELSKSGSVPYRPPHLRKRELKNLQRKDEESLSSAGLESSTGYHVSSDSDYSDGDGSARDLSIVRCDKTRLAAIICLQDLCRADPKSFATQWTMLLPQSDVLQPRKHEATLISCLLFDPYIKARLASASTITAMLDGPASVFLQVAEFKDTTKRGSFTALSSSLGQILMQLHSGTLYLVKHEKHGGLLASLFKILTPLISSTPYSRMPPGLLLTVISSVRERIEDGFLVRIDQTSLLAAAFDCLTVALSVSPPSVQVKHMLLEEVGRGFLEVQKKPGLLYALFSYSEPFRSPSISFESLQALRAVAHNYPSAMFSCWKEVSSIVYAFLRYTPDVQARLQKINAGCTGGPSWEKVITAAVKVFDECLRAISGFKGTEDLSDDRLLDDPFTSDYMKIKTISSAPFYGSESPASPTYEVNLFPRGCEQWSEAIAKHMPLILRHSSAVVRAASVTCFAGLTSPVFMSLHQAEQDFILSSSVDAALSDEVPSVRSAACRAIGVIACFPQVIQSEEILDKLVYAVVHNTNDSLVSVRITASWALANICDSLRHCVDLPSFTSGSGDSKGSSELISILINSALHLSKDNDKIKANAVRALGNLAGFVPFSGDLVNCNEGLGPKSKPLINSSVKHLSKRENLYQNSKSFQPGTSTSSDWLEKMVQAFVSCVTTGNVKVQWNVCHALSNLFVNKTLELHDKDWLTLDALTIGP; encoded by the exons ATGGAATTGGCAGCAGCAACTTCTCTATCTGCTTCTTGTTCTTCTTCACCAATTACTGGGTCATGGAGAACGGCATTTCTATCCCTGAGGGACGAAACCCAGTCCCTACCTTCCCTCCGACAATCTCATATCCAAACCATCCTTCAACTCCTCAACCGTTTCATTTTCTCCCAAGCCGATAATTTAATTCATGTTGCTTCCCTCCTGCCCCCTGACGAG GTTGGAGCGGATATTATGCTTTTGATGGAATTGGCTCGGAATATTTCTGATGATGCTGCTGCAGATTTTGACGATGTCACTCAATCCTTCATTCAATTATCCAATttt ATACATGGCACCATCTCTcgtgtttctttcaaattggatgCAGCATCTTGGGTTTTATCACTTGACTGCTTCAGGAGAGTAGTGAAGGCTTTTCTTGGAAAAGCTAAAATGAATGCTGCTTTTATAGAAAATGCTTCTGTCATCAGCGCAATAAAACACTGTCTACAGTCTTCTAG GTTACTTTTTGGTGTTTGTCAGAGAACAAACTTGTCATCAGGAAATAAAGAACTGCTAGAGTTCCTTCACGTTGTTATTGCTTGCTTTCAAATGGAGTCACTTTACTCATCTTGCTCAAGTGGCAACAGGAAAGTATCTAAAAATCAATGTGTTTGGGAAGTCCAGAATACTGCTTTCTCCATAATTGGTGAAGTATACTTGAAGGTTGGCAAGTCATTACATATTGACATTTGGGAATCAACAATTAAG GTTCTTAGACACGTGATGGATTTCTTAGCTTCTAATGGCCCTCTTGCAGAAGACAGTGTGATGGCCAC GTTTTACAACTCAGCTCTGCATTGCTTACACATGGTTCTTGTAGATTCTAAAGGATCTCTGTCAGCCCAT GTGGCTGGTTTTGTAGCAGCATTGAGGTTGTTTTTAAGCTATGGTGTTGCCAATAGAAACCGTTTTGTATCACCAGAGGCTGGTCAAGGGAAGGAACTTATTTCTTCCTCAAAAAACCTAGAAATGGCAGAATTAAGTAAATCAGGCTCTGTCCCTTATAGACCACCACACTTGAGGAAGAGGGAATTGAAGAATTTGCAGCGGAAAGATGAGGAATCTCTTTCTTCTGCAGGACTTGAATCTTCAACAGGATATCATGTATCCTCTGATTCAGATTACAGTGATGGTGATGGATCAGCACGGGATCTTAGCATTGTTCGTTGTGACAAGACAAGACTAGCTGCCATTATTTGCTTACAG GATCTTTGTAGAGCTGATCCTAAATCATTTGCTACCCAATGGACAATGCTTTTGCCCCAAAGTGATGTTCTACAGCCAAG GAAGCATGAAGCAACTTTGATCAGTTGCCTGCTGTTTGATCCTTACATAAAG GCACGGCTTGCGTCTGCCTCTACTATTACTGCGATGCTTGATGGACCTGCATCGGTTTTCCTACAGGTTGCAGAATTTAAAGATACCACAAAGCGTGGATCATTTACAGCGCTTTCCAGCTCCCTTGGTCAGATCTTAATGCAGCTTCATTCAG GCACTCTGTACTTAGTGAAACATGAAAAGCATGGGGGATTACTGGCGTCCCTGTTCAAAATTCTGACACCTTTGATATCATCTACTCC ATATTCAAGAATGCCCCCAGGGTTGCTGCTGACAGTTATCTCTTCGGTTCGAGAAAGGATCGAAGATGGCTTCTTAGTTCGAATTGACCAGACAAGCCTACTG GCTGCAGCTTTTGATTGCTTAACGGTAGCTTTGTCTGTCTCACCCCCCTCAGTTCAAGTCAAACATATGCTTTTAgaggaagttggaagag GTTTTCTTGAGGTGCAAAAGAAGCCTGGACTGTTATATGCATTATTTTCGTATTCTGAACCATTCAGGAGCCCATCTATAAGCTTTGAATCACTACAG GCCCTTAGAGCTGTGGCACATAATTATCCGAGTGCAATGTTTTCATGTTGGAAAGAGGTGTCCTCTATTGTGTATGCATTTTTGAGATATACCCCCGATGTACAAGCAAGATTGCAGAAGATTAATGCTGGATGCACTGGTGGGCCTAGCTGGGAGAAAGTAATTACAGCTGCAGTCAAG GTTTTTGATGAATGCCTTCGTGCAATTTCTGGATTTAAAGGCACTGAGGATCTTTCAGATGATAGACTTCTTGATGACCCATTTACATCTGATTATATGAAAATAAAGACAATTTCATCTGCTCCATTTTATGGATCTGAGAGCCCGGCTTCCCCTACTTATGAAGTTAATTTATTCCCTCGGGGGTGTGAGCAGTGGTCTGAAGCAATAGCCAAGCATATGCCTCTTATTCTTAGACATTCTTCTGCTGTG GTAAGGGCTGCATCAGTAACTTGTTTTGCTGGATTGACTTCACCTGTTTTCATGTCACTTCACCAAGCTGAACAGGACTTTATTCTTAGTTCTTCT GTAGATGCTGCCCTGAGTGATGAGGTTCCTTCAGTAAGGTCGGCTGCTTGTCGTGCTATTGGTGTTATTGCTTGTTTTCCGCAAGTAATCCAGAG TGAAGAGATCCTTGACAAGCTTGTCTATGCTGTGGTGCATAACACGAATGATTCGCTTGTCTCA GTGCGCATTACAGCCTCATGGGCTTTAGCAAACATATGTGATTCTCTCCGCCACTGTGTTGATTTGCCTAGTTTTACAAGTGGTTCAGGAG ATTCAAAGGGGAGCTCTGAATTGATTTCTATCCTTATTAATAGTGCTTTGCATCTATCGAAAGACAATGACAAG ATTAAAGCAAATGCTGTCAGAGCTTTGGGGAACCTTGCAGGATTTGTCCCATTTTCTGGTGATTTAGTTAATTGTAATGAGGGATTGGGTCCTAAATCCAAACCTCTAATCAATTCAAGTGTCAAGCATTTATCCAAGCGAGAGAATCTTTATCAGAATTCAAAGTCATTCCAACCAGGCACTTCTACATCTTCAGATTGGCTAGAAAAAATGGTGCAAGCATTTGTTTCTTGTGTTACAACTGGAAATGTAAAG GTTCAGTGGAACGTTTGCCATGCATTGAGCAATTTGTTTGTCAATAAAACATTGGAATTGCATGACAAGGATTG GCTGACTTTGGATGCATTGACTATAGGACCTTGA